In Nitrospinota bacterium, the genomic stretch TGGAGCCCAAATTGATAAAGGGCCCGGATGTGTTCGTGAATGTGATGGCGCGGGCGCAAGATAAAATCCCGGAGCTTTTCGTTCTGCTATCAGGCCCGGCGCGGGGCTATGTGAAAAGCGGGCTGGAAAAACTTGGAATACCATACGTCCACACCTTCCCCAGAGATCCGCGCGAGGCCGCCGGGCTGTACCAGGCCATAGACTTGTACGTGGTGGCAAGCCGCGTGGAGGGGGGCCCGAAAGCCATATTGGAAAGCATGGCCACGGGCGTTCCCCTTGTCACCACCAATGTGGGTCAGGCGGTGGACATCGTGGAACACGGGAAGAACGCCTGGCTGGCCGGTTCGGAAGATGTGGAGAATCTCGCCGATGGTGTTTTAACGGCGCATCAAAACCCGGCTTTCTTCCGCTCGATGAAAGATACCGCGAGGAAAACGGCGGAGACCGAGGATTACCTGGCCCAGGCGCCCCGCTGGCGGGAAAGTTTCTTCAAAGGCTACGTGGAAGGTATTTAGCCCACATGCCCGTTACGGTCCTCATGCCCGTTTACAACGCGGGCAAATATCTGCGCCAGTCCATCGAAAGCGTTCTCGCCCAGACCTATGGCGATTTCGAGTTTTTGATAATAAACGACGGCTCCACCGACGACACGGCCCAAATCGTCCGGTCATATTCCGACAGCCGCATAAGGTTCGTGGAGAACGAAAGCAACACGGGCATGGTGGCTACGCTCAACCGGGGGCTTTCGCTGGCCACCCACAAGCTGGTGGCCCGGATGGACGGTGACGACATTTCGCTTCCCCAACGGCTGGAAAAACAGGTGGCGTGTTTCAGTCAAAACGAAAAACTGGCCCTGCTCGGCTCACGGTGCGGCCAGATAGACGAAAACGGCGTTTCCATATACATGGGCGCTCTGGAGAAGCCGCTGGAGCCTGTGACGGTGAAATGGTACCAGCTCTTCGACAATCCGTTCACCCACACATCGGTGATGTATAAAAAAAACGTGGTTTTTGACGATTTGGGCGGGTACCGCTGGTCGGACATCTGCGCTGATTACGATTTATGGGCGCGGATCGCCGAATCGGGTTACGAGGCGCAGAACCTGCCGGACAGGCTGGTGGATTACCGGACCCATTCATCCTCCATCATCGGCGCGTTGCGGGCGAAGAATGAAGAGAAACTTAAGATCGCCGCTAAAGAACGGCGGGAGATAGCCAAAAGGGCCGCCAAATCATCCGCCGGGTGGGACATGAGCGATGACGAGGCGGACACGCTTCAAAGCTTCGTTTACGGCCACACGGCGCAAACCGCCGGGAAGTTTATAGAGACGTTCGATAAAGCCCTTGCCATGTTTGTGAAGGAGAACCCTGAAGCGAAATCATCGGCGGATTTCCGCGAAACCGTGGCGGGTCAGTATTGCACCGTAGCATATCAGGCCTTGGCCGGGGATAGAGGGCTTTCAGCGCAAATATACGCCAAAGGCGTGAAGTACCATCCGCCGATAGCCATAAAGCTCCCATGGGGAAGGATAACGGCCCTCGCCCTGTTCGGCGAAAAGGCCCGCGAGATGTATGGAAAGGTCCGCGCCAGATGAACGCATAAATGAACGGCAAACTGAAAATATTCCACCTCATCACCGGCCTGCAAACCGGCGGCGCGGAAACCATGCTGGCCAAGCTCGTGGGCGGGATGGACAAATCCCGGTTCGAAAACGTGGTGTTGAACATGAGCGCCGGGCCTTCAATGCTTGCCGGGATAATCGAAAAAAACGGCTCCAGGGTGGAAACGGTGGCCATGCGTCCTGTCTGGAGGCTCCCAAGCGGAATGGCCAAACTTGTCTCCCTTATAAAACGGGAAAAACCTCATATTTTACAGACCTGGCTCCATCACGCCGATTTCTTCGGAATGCTGGCGGCCCGCATGGCGGGGGATACGCCGGTTCTATGGAACCTCCGGTGCGCGGAGCTGGCGGTGGAAGACCATCCCAAATCGCTTTTTTATATCCTTCAACTGCTGGCAAGGAATTCAGCGCTTCCCGAAGCGGTGATCGTCAATTCCCGGGCGGGGTTGCTGGCTCACGAGGCCATTGGGTACAAGCCTCGGCGATGGGAGATAATCCCCAACGGGTTCGACGTGGAAAGGTTCGCGCCCTCAGACGAAAAACGGCGGGCCGCGCGGCGTCAGCTGGGGATTGGCGATAAAACCCCTGTAATCGGCCTTGTGGCCCGGTATCATCCTATGAAAGACCACGCCACGTTTTTAGCGGCCGCGGGATTGGTCCATAAAAAACGGCCGGACGCGGTTTTTGTCATGGCCGGGACGGGGGTGGACAGTTCCAACGAAACCATAATGTCCCAAATCCGGCGGGAAGGGCTAAACGGCTCTATCCATGCCCTGGGCGAGGTGGCCGATGTTCCCGGCATAACCGCCGCGCTGGACATCGCCACATGCTCCTCATACAGCGAGGGGTTCCCCAACGTGATTGGCGAGGCCATGGCCTGCGAAGTCCCATGCGTGGTGACCGATGCGGGGGATTCTTCGGAAATCCTCGGCGATTACGGCGTTGTCGTCCCTCCACGCGATCCGTCAGCCATGGCCGAAGGCATATTGAAACTGTTGGCCATGAGCGAGGTTGACCGGCGCGAACTGGGCCGCCGCGCCCGGCAAAAAATCGTGTCGAACTACTCGCTGGAACAAATCACGCGGCGGTACCAGTCGCTTTACGAAGAAATAGCGGGGCAACGCCGCCAATGAGCGTTACAAAGGTCTTGGACAGATACTGGTTGCCTATATTGTCCGCGTTCCATTTTATGGTGGCGGGGGTCATGAGCCTAATAGCGCGAAGCGGACACCTGCCGCAATATCACAACGGCAAAGGGCTATGGGGGTTTGGGATGGACTCGTTCCAGTATCACGACATAGCCGTGATAGGGGCTCAGAAAATAGCCGCCGGGGAATATTCCTTCTTCCTCAAGCTGGACAACGAGAACACGCCCCATACGAAACTCATCACCACCGCATATTACCTTTTCGGGGCGGACCCGTTTTCATTCGAGCCAGTAAACGCGCTCACCTGGGCCCTGTCGGTGTTCATGGTTTACCTCACGGCCAAAACGCTCTTTGGCGAGGGCTCAAAGGCGCCATGGCTGGCCGGGCTTTTATATGGATTGTTCCCGTCAAACCTGGCCCTTTCCACGCAACTGATGAAAGACCCCATATTCAACCTGGCCTGCCTGTTAATAGTTTATGGATGCGCGCGGTTGATCACCGGCAAGGGCAAGGCGGCTCCGTCAGCGCTTTCTTTCATAGGGCTGGCGCTGGCGGTTGTTACACGGGTGCAGGCGGCGCCGTTCCTTCTGGCGGCCATCCTGATTTCCACCATGATATGCGCCTTCAAAAAACGCGAGGTCCTGATTTATTCAGCGTCGGCCTCGATTCTATCCATCGGGCTGGTGATGTTTTCCATGAAAGCCGCCGAACCGGAAGACAAGCCCCGTGTAAAATTCGCCACGGCGCAGGAATATTACAGCTACTTTGATAAAAAGCAGGAGCGGCTTAATAAGGAAAATGCCGAGATAGAGCATGTCAAAAAGGCGCTT encodes the following:
- a CDS encoding glycosyltransferase, with protein sequence MPVTVLMPVYNAGKYLRQSIESVLAQTYGDFEFLIINDGSTDDTAQIVRSYSDSRIRFVENESNTGMVATLNRGLSLATHKLVARMDGDDISLPQRLEKQVACFSQNEKLALLGSRCGQIDENGVSIYMGALEKPLEPVTVKWYQLFDNPFTHTSVMYKKNVVFDDLGGYRWSDICADYDLWARIAESGYEAQNLPDRLVDYRTHSSSIIGALRAKNEEKLKIAAKERREIAKRAAKSSAGWDMSDDEADTLQSFVYGHTAQTAGKFIETFDKALAMFVKENPEAKSSADFRETVAGQYCTVAYQALAGDRGLSAQIYAKGVKYHPPIAIKLPWGRITALALFGEKAREMYGKVRAR
- a CDS encoding glycosyltransferase, which translates into the protein MNGKLKIFHLITGLQTGGAETMLAKLVGGMDKSRFENVVLNMSAGPSMLAGIIEKNGSRVETVAMRPVWRLPSGMAKLVSLIKREKPHILQTWLHHADFFGMLAARMAGDTPVLWNLRCAELAVEDHPKSLFYILQLLARNSALPEAVIVNSRAGLLAHEAIGYKPRRWEIIPNGFDVERFAPSDEKRRAARRQLGIGDKTPVIGLVARYHPMKDHATFLAAAGLVHKKRPDAVFVMAGTGVDSSNETIMSQIRREGLNGSIHALGEVADVPGITAALDIATCSSYSEGFPNVIGEAMACEVPCVVTDAGDSSEILGDYGVVVPPRDPSAMAEGILKLLAMSEVDRRELGRRARQKIVSNYSLEQITRRYQSLYEEIAGQRRQ
- a CDS encoding glycosyltransferase family 39 protein; amino-acid sequence: MSLIARSGHLPQYHNGKGLWGFGMDSFQYHDIAVIGAQKIAAGEYSFFLKLDNENTPHTKLITTAYYLFGADPFSFEPVNALTWALSVFMVYLTAKTLFGEGSKAPWLAGLLYGLFPSNLALSTQLMKDPIFNLACLLIVYGCARLITGKGKAAPSALSFIGLALAVVTRVQAAPFLLAAILISTMICAFKKREVLIYSASASILSIGLVMFSMKAAEPEDKPRVKFATAQEYYSYFDKKQERLNKENAEIEHVKKALPLITGAPDKEDLGRKIDKWFEPGVAPWKTFEERKRVLLDLAEVHGQNLPGFLEQWNRPWEESRLLPSSLDHALRIANSARDNFVSYYVKTSGSLMDGDVIFRSAGEMMAYIPRSVEIGFFAPFPTMWFDKGQTGGKMARAVGAFEILIWYGLYAAFAWFLLKSRQPVEIKLWLALFCLITIIPLGVLTPNIGTLHRLRHVYLAPVLIGGLEGLRLIFASRRKSA